The following are encoded together in the uncultured Sphaerochaeta sp. genome:
- the rpsS gene encoding 30S ribosomal protein S19 encodes MARSIKKGPFIEKKLYKRIQESLKTNQKQMIKTYSRCSTIIPEMVGFTISVYNGKTWIPVYVTENLVGHKLGEFSPTRIFRGHASDKKVG; translated from the coding sequence GTGGCTAGATCAATCAAAAAAGGTCCTTTTATTGAAAAGAAACTGTATAAGAGGATTCAGGAGTCTCTTAAGACTAATCAGAAGCAGATGATCAAGACTTATTCCCGCTGTTCTACGATCATCCCTGAAATGGTGGGATTCACGATTTCTGTGTATAACGGGAAAACCTGGATTCCAGTATATGTGACGGAGAACTTGGTTGGACACAAACTCGGTGAGTTTTCTCCCACCAGAATTTTCCGCGGTCATGCTTCCGACAAGAAGGTTGGGTAA
- the rplV gene encoding 50S ribosomal protein L22 encodes MEDKQGYSATAKFLMVSPSKVRPVANLVRNKSYVEAVAILEAMPQKGSNLILKVLQSACANALDQNKKIDEENLVIKELQVNEGPRLKRVWPRSHGRRDILLKRMSHITVVVDEKASVRK; translated from the coding sequence ATGGAAGATAAACAAGGTTATTCAGCAACTGCCAAATTTCTGATGGTATCTCCTTCCAAGGTTCGCCCGGTCGCCAATCTTGTTCGGAATAAGTCGTATGTGGAAGCAGTAGCAATTCTAGAGGCTATGCCTCAGAAGGGATCAAATCTGATCCTGAAAGTTTTGCAATCCGCTTGTGCAAATGCGCTTGATCAGAACAAGAAGATCGACGAAGAGAATCTTGTGATCAAGGAGTTGCAGGTTAACGAGGGTCCAAGGCTCAAGAGAGTCTGGCCGAGATCCCATGGAAGACGGGATATTCTGCTTAAGAGGATGTCACACATTACCGTCGTCGTTGACGAAAAAGCAAGCGTGAGGAAGTAA
- the rpsC gene encoding 30S ribosomal protein S3 → MGQKVNPIGLRLGVNKTWKSKWYVDPREYADTLHEDLKLRKALVECPEVQGAEISDVEIIRKPQRITIVITTSRPGIIIGSKGANVEKLGARLQKLSDKKVQIKIKEIKKPEADAQLIALNVARQLVSRGSFRRSMKMAVSKAMQNGAQGVKIRLSGRIGGAEIARSEWMKEGRIPLHTLRSDIDYGFTTANTSFGVIGVKVWVYNGEIYDRAVKNDAGGLVRKPTKSEGAEARS, encoded by the coding sequence ATGGGCCAGAAAGTTAATCCTATTGGGCTCCGTCTTGGAGTCAACAAGACCTGGAAGTCCAAATGGTATGTGGACCCCAGGGAGTATGCGGACACTCTGCATGAAGATCTGAAGCTGAGAAAAGCTTTGGTTGAATGCCCTGAAGTCCAGGGTGCTGAGATTTCGGATGTTGAAATCATCCGTAAGCCCCAGCGCATTACGATTGTGATCACCACCAGCCGTCCTGGTATCATCATTGGTAGCAAGGGTGCAAATGTCGAGAAGCTTGGAGCACGTCTCCAAAAACTTTCTGACAAGAAGGTGCAGATCAAGATCAAGGAAATCAAGAAGCCAGAGGCTGATGCCCAGCTGATTGCCTTAAACGTTGCTAGACAGCTCGTGAGTCGTGGTTCATTCCGCCGCTCAATGAAAATGGCTGTTTCCAAAGCAATGCAGAATGGCGCTCAGGGTGTTAAGATCCGGCTCTCCGGTCGTATCGGTGGTGCAGAAATTGCACGCTCGGAGTGGATGAAGGAAGGAAGAATTCCCCTTCATACGCTGCGCAGTGACATCGACTATGGATTCACTACAGCTAATACCTCCTTTGGTGTCATTGGCGTCAAGGTGTGGGTGTACAACGGTGAGATCTACGATCGTGCAGTCAAGAACGACGCCGGTGGTTTGGTGAGAAAGCCGACCAAGAGCGAAGGTGCTGAGGCAAGGAGTTAG
- the rplP gene encoding 50S ribosomal protein L16 produces the protein MLSPKRIKHRKKQRGTTDGVAHRGTTIAFGEFGLLALEPKWITNRQIEAARIAMTRHIKRGGKVWIRIFPDMPYTKKPAETRQGNGKGNPEGWVAVVKTGAVMFEMGGVPEELAREALELAASKLPIKTKFVARREVE, from the coding sequence ATGCTTAGTCCAAAGAGAATTAAACACAGAAAGAAACAGCGTGGCACCACTGATGGTGTTGCACATCGCGGGACTACCATTGCTTTCGGTGAATTCGGTTTGCTCGCACTTGAGCCGAAGTGGATCACCAATCGCCAGATTGAGGCAGCCCGTATCGCCATGACCCGTCACATTAAGCGTGGTGGTAAGGTATGGATCAGGATTTTCCCTGACATGCCCTATACCAAGAAGCCCGCTGAAACCAGACAGGGAAACGGTAAGGGTAACCCCGAAGGTTGGGTCGCTGTCGTGAAGACCGGCGCTGTGATGTTTGAAATGGGTGGCGTTCCTGAAGAGCTCGCTCGTGAGGCTTTGGAGCTCGCAGCTTCCAAGCTTCCGATCAAGACGAAGTTTGTCGCCAGAAGGGAAGTGGAGTAA
- the rpmC gene encoding 50S ribosomal protein L29 — translation MKNSYKDLTLDELVAKKEQLHKEYFDLRMGRVLGHVENPLAVRTVRRNIARVNTRIREYELGIRNVAK, via the coding sequence ATGAAGAATTCATATAAAGATTTGACCCTTGACGAGCTGGTAGCCAAGAAGGAGCAACTTCACAAGGAGTACTTCGACCTTCGTATGGGAAGAGTGCTCGGACATGTGGAGAATCCACTTGCTGTTCGTACCGTCAGGAGGAACATCGCTCGTGTGAATACCCGAATTCGTGAGTATGAACTCGGAATTCGGAACGTGGCAAAGTAA
- the rpsQ gene encoding 30S ribosomal protein S17, with protein MEANKKSFTGRVVSDKMDKTIVVAVSSRRLHPLYKKYVTTTKKVKAHDERNEANIGDTVRVLECRHISKDKCWRLVQIVERAR; from the coding sequence ATGGAAGCTAATAAAAAAAGTTTTACCGGCCGGGTGGTCAGTGACAAGATGGATAAGACGATTGTCGTTGCTGTTTCCTCAAGAAGACTGCATCCCCTGTATAAAAAGTATGTGACTACCACCAAAAAGGTGAAGGCACATGATGAGAGGAACGAGGCAAATATCGGCGACACCGTACGTGTTTTGGAATGCCGCCACATCAGCAAAGATAAGTGCTGGCGTCTCGTGCAGATCGTCGAGCGCGCTCGCTAA
- the rplN gene encoding 50S ribosomal protein L14, which produces MVQMQTYLNVADNSGAKRVQCIKVLGGSHRYVAGVGDIIVVAVKTALPNGAIKKGDVMKAVIVRTKKEYRRPDGTYIRFDDNACVIIDANNNPRGKRIFGPVARELRDGYMKIVSLAPEVL; this is translated from the coding sequence ATGGTACAGATGCAGACCTATTTGAATGTAGCGGATAACAGTGGTGCAAAGCGAGTGCAGTGTATCAAGGTTCTTGGCGGAAGCCATCGCTATGTTGCCGGTGTTGGTGACATTATTGTCGTGGCCGTAAAGACCGCATTGCCTAACGGCGCCATCAAAAAAGGTGACGTCATGAAGGCAGTCATTGTCCGAACGAAGAAGGAATACCGCAGACCTGACGGTACCTATATCAGGTTCGATGACAACGCATGCGTTATCATCGATGCCAACAATAACCCGCGCGGTAAGCGTATCTTCGGACCCGTAGCCAGAGAGCTGCGTGATGGGTACATGAAGATTGTTTCTCTCGCGCCGGAAGTGTTGTAG
- the rplX gene encoding 50S ribosomal protein L24: MKLKKNDTVMIIAGKDKGKSGKIVKVDREKERVVVQGANMVKKSMRKKNQQDKGGIVEIEAPIHVSNVAYVTGKGETTRIGYKFDESGKKVRYAKKTGEVI; the protein is encoded by the coding sequence ATGAAGCTTAAGAAGAACGACACCGTAATGATCATTGCTGGTAAGGACAAAGGTAAGTCAGGCAAGATCGTGAAGGTAGACCGTGAGAAAGAGAGAGTCGTTGTCCAGGGTGCCAACATGGTGAAAAAGTCCATGCGCAAGAAAAATCAACAGGACAAGGGCGGCATCGTGGAAATTGAGGCACCAATCCATGTTTCAAATGTAGCTTACGTCACCGGAAAAGGTGAAACTACAAGGATTGGGTACAAGTTTGATGAAAGCGGCAAGAAAGTCCGTTATGCCAAGAAAACCGGGGAAGTAATCTAA
- the rplE gene encoding 50S ribosomal protein L5, whose translation MEKFIPNLKKKYLETVAPALFEDFGYSSKMQIPALEKVVVSVGVGEAITNKKLLDAAVKELEQITGQHVLKTKAKKSIANFKVREGYEIGAMVTLRGENMWFFLERLISIALPRVKDFRGVKPNAFDGHGNYSLGITEQIIFPEIDFDKIERVSGLNVAIVTTAKTDEEGYALLAKLGMPFSK comes from the coding sequence ATGGAAAAGTTTATACCAAACCTTAAGAAAAAATACCTGGAAACAGTAGCTCCTGCTCTGTTTGAAGATTTTGGCTATAGCTCCAAAATGCAGATCCCCGCTCTCGAGAAGGTTGTTGTCAGTGTCGGTGTCGGCGAAGCCATTACCAATAAGAAGCTCCTCGATGCTGCTGTCAAGGAGCTTGAGCAGATCACCGGTCAGCATGTATTGAAAACCAAGGCCAAAAAGTCCATCGCAAACTTCAAGGTTCGTGAAGGATATGAAATTGGTGCTATGGTGACTCTACGTGGTGAAAACATGTGGTTCTTCCTGGAGAGGCTGATCAGCATCGCTCTTCCCCGCGTTAAGGACTTTAGAGGTGTCAAGCCCAATGCTTTTGATGGGCATGGGAACTACTCTCTCGGTATTACTGAGCAGATTATTTTCCCTGAGATTGACTTCGATAAGATCGAACGCGTCAGCGGTTTGAATGTCGCCATTGTAACGACCGCAAAGACCGATGAAGAAGGCTACGCCCTGCTTGCAAAGCTTGGCATGCCCTTCAGTAAATAA
- a CDS encoding type Z 30S ribosomal protein S14 has protein sequence MAKKSMIVKAKREPKFSTRHVNRCRICGRPRGYMRQFDMCRICFRKLASEGQIPGVTKSSW, from the coding sequence ATGGCAAAGAAATCAATGATCGTAAAGGCCAAGAGAGAGCCTAAGTTCAGCACCAGACACGTCAATCGCTGCAGAATTTGCGGCAGACCCCGTGGCTATATGCGCCAATTCGACATGTGCAGGATCTGTTTCCGTAAATTGGCTAGTGAAGGCCAGATTCCTGGTGTTACCAAATCCAGTTGGTAG
- the rpsH gene encoding 30S ribosomal protein S8 gives MAVSDPVADMLTKVRNANMAKHEKVDVSTSKMKLQIVKILKNEGYIKNFKKVTKDGISYIRVFLKYDDNQSPVLHGIQRISTPGRRVYTGYREMPRVYNGHGVVVVSTSSGVITGKKATENKVGGELICSIW, from the coding sequence ATGGCTGTAAGTGATCCAGTAGCTGATATGCTGACTAAGGTTAGAAATGCTAACATGGCCAAGCATGAGAAAGTAGATGTTTCTACTTCTAAGATGAAGCTTCAGATAGTGAAGATTCTAAAGAATGAAGGATATATCAAGAACTTCAAGAAGGTGACCAAGGATGGGATTTCCTATATCCGAGTTTTCCTGAAGTATGATGATAATCAGAGTCCAGTACTCCATGGGATTCAACGCATCAGCACCCCTGGCCGTCGTGTTTACACCGGCTATCGTGAGATGCCCCGTGTGTATAACGGACATGGCGTCGTTGTAGTGTCTACTTCTTCGGGTGTCATCACCGGGAAGAAGGCTACAGAGAACAAGGTCGGTGGCGAGCTGATCTGCTCTATTTGGTAA
- the rplF gene encoding 50S ribosomal protein L6, translated as MSRVGKLPITVPQGVKVAINGGLINVEGPKGKLSCPTRPEVVINIKESEINVVPKDESKESNSFQGLYRQLVNNMVIGVSKGFSKTLMINGVGFRADLKANILTLNLGYSELIEVVLPQGITATVENPNKVTISGIDKQLVGQTCAEIRSLREPEPYKGKGIRYEDEVIRRKAGKTASAKK; from the coding sequence ATGTCCAGAGTTGGAAAATTGCCAATCACAGTACCGCAAGGGGTCAAAGTTGCCATCAACGGTGGTTTGATTAATGTCGAAGGTCCGAAAGGAAAGCTCAGCTGCCCAACCCGTCCTGAGGTTGTGATCAACATTAAGGAATCCGAGATTAACGTGGTTCCCAAGGATGAGTCCAAGGAAAGCAACAGCTTCCAGGGCCTCTACCGCCAGTTGGTTAACAACATGGTCATTGGAGTATCCAAAGGATTCTCCAAGACTCTCATGATCAATGGTGTCGGTTTCCGTGCTGACCTGAAGGCCAACATCCTGACCCTCAACCTCGGGTACTCCGAATTGATTGAAGTTGTACTTCCCCAGGGAATCACTGCTACCGTGGAAAACCCCAACAAGGTTACCATCAGCGGTATCGACAAGCAGCTCGTCGGGCAGACTTGTGCAGAGATCCGTTCCCTCCGAGAACCTGAACCATATAAGGGTAAGGGAATTCGGTATGAGGACGAGGTAATTAGGCGCAAGGCTGGTAAGACAGCTTCTGCTAAGAAATAG
- the rplR gene encoding 50S ribosomal protein L18 yields MNRVIDKRRKLARRKYHIRKHISGTASRPRMSVFRSNSHMYVQVIDDVAGNTLVAASTMEKELKGLKNTVEDAAKLGETIGKRMLEKQIDTCVFDRNGYLFHGVVKSIADGARKVGVKF; encoded by the coding sequence ATGAATAGAGTTATCGATAAAAGAAGGAAACTTGCTCGTCGTAAGTATCATATTCGAAAGCACATCTCCGGTACCGCAAGTAGGCCGAGAATGAGCGTGTTTCGCAGCAATTCCCACATGTATGTACAGGTCATCGATGATGTAGCTGGTAACACCCTCGTTGCTGCTAGCACCATGGAGAAAGAGCTCAAAGGCTTGAAGAACACGGTAGAAGATGCAGCAAAACTCGGGGAAACCATTGGTAAGAGAATGCTCGAGAAGCAGATCGACACCTGTGTGTTTGATCGTAATGGCTATCTGTTCCACGGAGTTGTCAAGAGCATCGCAGATGGCGCACGCAAAGTTGGCGTAAAGTTCTAG
- the rpsE gene encoding 30S ribosomal protein S5 translates to MDRSRDRDRDKNDGFVEKLIKLNRVAKVVKGGRRFSFSALVVVGDQNGKVGYGFGKANDVTEAIRKAVDRAKSSMIVVPMKKTTIPHEILGNYKSASVLLKPARPGTGVIAGGAVRAICDVCGISDIQGKSLGSKNAINTVKAAFDGFENLFDAKVVAKNRGKSLNEMWG, encoded by the coding sequence GTGGATAGATCGAGAGATAGAGATAGAGATAAGAACGACGGGTTTGTCGAGAAGCTGATCAAGCTGAACCGTGTTGCCAAGGTTGTTAAGGGTGGTAGAAGGTTCTCCTTCTCCGCACTGGTAGTTGTTGGTGACCAGAATGGTAAGGTTGGATATGGTTTCGGTAAGGCCAATGACGTCACTGAGGCGATCAGAAAGGCTGTAGATCGTGCTAAGTCAAGCATGATTGTTGTACCGATGAAGAAGACAACTATTCCTCACGAGATCTTGGGAAACTACAAGAGTGCAAGCGTGCTCTTGAAGCCTGCAAGACCTGGTACGGGTGTTATTGCCGGTGGTGCAGTCCGCGCTATTTGTGACGTCTGTGGTATCTCTGATATCCAGGGCAAGTCACTTGGCTCCAAGAATGCAATCAATACGGTTAAAGCTGCCTTTGATGGTTTCGAGAATCTTTTCGATGCCAAAGTGGTTGCAAAGAATCGGGGCAAGTCCCTGAATGAGATGTGGGGGTAA
- the rpmD gene encoding 50S ribosomal protein L30, which translates to MADAKKIKVTLVRGLSGSLPKQRRTVKALGLGKISSSVVHDATPATLGMVRVVAHLVKVEEM; encoded by the coding sequence ATGGCTGACGCAAAGAAAATCAAGGTTACCCTTGTCAGAGGACTTTCCGGTTCACTGCCTAAGCAGCGCAGAACGGTGAAAGCTCTCGGACTTGGCAAGATTTCCAGCTCGGTTGTACACGATGCTACTCCCGCTACGCTTGGGATGGTCCGTGTAGTAGCACACCTTGTGAAAGTCGAGGAGATGTAA
- the rplO gene encoding 50S ribosomal protein L15, which yields MGQIHAPKGANKKKTIVGRGASSKGRSCGRGHDGQNSRSGGGVRLGFEGGQMPLYRRVARRGFSNSVFKKEYAVVSLDVISANFEDGDVVTLDALKDVGLVKGHNTQAKVLCNGELTKKVVIDGLKVSATAIEKITAAGGEIK from the coding sequence ATGGGACAGATTCATGCACCGAAAGGTGCCAATAAGAAAAAGACAATCGTAGGGCGCGGTGCGTCCTCGAAGGGTCGCTCCTGCGGTAGGGGTCATGACGGACAGAATTCTCGCTCCGGCGGTGGTGTTCGTCTCGGCTTCGAAGGCGGACAGATGCCTTTGTACCGCCGTGTTGCCCGTAGAGGTTTTTCCAACAGTGTATTTAAGAAAGAGTATGCCGTTGTCTCCCTTGATGTAATTTCTGCTAACTTCGAAGATGGAGATGTAGTTACCCTCGACGCCTTGAAGGACGTTGGGTTGGTCAAGGGCCACAATACACAGGCGAAAGTTCTGTGTAATGGAGAACTTACCAAGAAGGTAGTCATTGACGGTTTGAAGGTTTCCGCTACTGCGATCGAGAAGATTACAGCTGCGGGTGGCGAGATTAAATAA
- the secY gene encoding preprotein translocase subunit SecY, translated as MANSLVEMYRIKDLRKKIFITLSLLIVSRIGAVIPIPGIDPEVLKLFFLSQSSDSNIGLTEYLNFFSGGAFSNFSLFMLGVMPYISTQIIVQLLMLVIPSLKKLAQDPSGHKKIQQYTRYGTIVVCLIQSYVVTIYANSIPGVMTMSTVPFTLVAMLTVTTGSMLLIWIGNKITAWGIGNGISLLIFAGIVARFPEAVSVLFQSISAGVLNPIVVLVVFVMFLVVVALVVYEEQGVRKIPVNYAKRVVGRKMYGAQSTYIPIKVNPSGVIPVIFASALLSFPLQIATTLGQEVRWLAAFANWLNPQGAPYLIIYALLIIGFAFFYTQVSMNPVEMAKQIRENGGSVPGVRSEKLEEYLTKVLNRIVLPGSLFLAFIALIPTLVQMFFNFPASVAMLFGGTSLLILVGVDLDTMRQIEGVMKMHHYDGFNVDGKKRKSKHI; from the coding sequence ATGGCAAACTCCTTAGTTGAGATGTATAGAATCAAGGATCTCCGGAAAAAGATTTTCATTACCCTAAGCCTGCTGATTGTCAGCAGGATCGGGGCAGTGATTCCTATTCCTGGGATTGATCCGGAAGTTCTGAAACTGTTTTTTCTATCCCAGAGTTCAGATTCTAATATCGGTTTGACCGAGTATCTGAACTTCTTTTCGGGTGGTGCGTTCTCCAACTTTTCTCTGTTTATGTTGGGTGTCATGCCGTACATCAGCACACAGATTATTGTGCAGCTGTTGATGTTGGTTATCCCTTCACTGAAGAAGCTGGCCCAGGACCCATCCGGGCATAAGAAGATTCAGCAGTACACCAGATATGGTACGATTGTAGTTTGTCTGATTCAGTCGTATGTAGTAACCATCTACGCCAACTCCATTCCCGGCGTGATGACAATGAGCACCGTTCCGTTCACATTGGTAGCTATGCTTACCGTAACGACCGGCTCCATGCTCTTGATTTGGATCGGTAACAAGATCACTGCGTGGGGTATCGGAAACGGTATCAGTCTGTTGATCTTCGCCGGTATTGTAGCAAGATTTCCCGAGGCCGTATCGGTTCTGTTCCAGAGCATCTCCGCGGGTGTTCTGAACCCAATCGTCGTCTTGGTGGTCTTTGTAATGTTCTTGGTTGTTGTTGCTCTCGTCGTGTATGAAGAGCAGGGCGTAAGAAAAATTCCTGTGAACTATGCCAAGCGTGTGGTAGGCCGTAAGATGTACGGAGCACAAAGTACGTACATCCCTATCAAGGTCAACCCATCAGGTGTTATCCCGGTAATCTTTGCAAGTGCTTTGCTTTCATTCCCGTTGCAGATCGCAACCACATTGGGACAAGAGGTGAGGTGGCTTGCTGCCTTCGCTAATTGGTTGAATCCACAGGGTGCCCCCTATCTGATTATCTACGCCCTGTTGATCATAGGGTTTGCCTTCTTCTATACCCAGGTTTCAATGAACCCGGTGGAGATGGCCAAACAGATTCGTGAGAACGGTGGTTCAGTTCCCGGCGTACGTTCCGAGAAACTAGAAGAGTACCTTACTAAGGTGCTTAACCGCATTGTTCTCCCTGGCTCCCTGTTCTTGGCTTTCATTGCCTTGATTCCTACGCTGGTGCAGATGTTCTTTAACTTCCCTGCATCTGTTGCAATGCTTTTTGGTGGAACGTCACTACTGATTCTTGTCGGTGTTGACTTGGATACCATGCGACAGATTGAAGGTGTTATGAAGATGCACCACTACGATGGTTTCAATGTTGACGGCAAGAAGAGGAAGTCGAAACACATTTAG
- the rpmJ gene encoding 50S ribosomal protein L36, translating into MKVRASVKPICDKCKVVRRNGVVRIICENPKHKQRQR; encoded by the coding sequence ATGAAAGTAAGAGCAAGTGTCAAACCGATTTGTGACAAGTGCAAAGTAGTCAGACGGAATGGGGTGGTCCGCATTATTTGTGAGAACCCCAAGCACAAGCAGAGACAGAGATAA
- the rpsM gene encoding 30S ribosomal protein S13, with amino-acid sequence MARIAGVDLPNKAVKIALTYIYGIGRFSAVEICEKTKIDPDTSINTLSSDDLAVLRKVIEEEYKVEGRLRTEVALNIKRLMDIGCYRGLRHRKGLPVNGQRTKTNARTRKGKKKTVASKKK; translated from the coding sequence ATGGCGAGAATTGCAGGTGTAGATTTGCCGAACAAGGCAGTAAAAATCGCCTTAACCTATATTTATGGGATTGGTAGGTTTTCGGCGGTTGAGATTTGTGAAAAAACAAAAATTGATCCCGATACAAGTATTAATACCCTTTCCAGTGATGATCTGGCAGTATTGCGTAAGGTGATCGAGGAAGAGTACAAAGTAGAAGGACGTCTGAGAACAGAGGTTGCTCTGAACATCAAGCGCCTTATGGACATCGGTTGCTATCGTGGCCTTCGTCATCGTAAGGGTCTTCCCGTTAACGGACAGAGGACAAAAACCAATGCCCGTACTCGCAAGGGTAAGAAGAAGACCGTTGCGTCCAAGAAGAAATAA
- the rpsK gene encoding 30S ribosomal protein S11, translating into MATIKRKVKKTVYEGNVYIQATFNNTIVTVTDLNGNAVSWASAGGLGFRGAKKSTPYAAQTTAEKAAKAAMDSGLQEVNVFVKGPGVGRESAIRTLGVLGLKVRSIRDVTPIPHNGCRPRKSRRV; encoded by the coding sequence ATGGCTACTATTAAACGTAAAGTCAAGAAAACGGTATATGAAGGCAATGTCTATATTCAGGCTACCTTTAACAATACCATTGTTACCGTTACCGATCTAAACGGGAATGCGGTATCTTGGGCTAGTGCCGGTGGACTTGGTTTCCGTGGCGCTAAGAAGTCCACCCCCTATGCAGCACAGACCACTGCCGAAAAGGCTGCCAAGGCTGCTATGGATAGTGGATTGCAGGAAGTGAACGTATTTGTGAAGGGACCCGGTGTTGGACGTGAGAGCGCCATCAGGACGTTGGGTGTGCTCGGACTTAAGGTCCGTTCCATTCGTGATGTCACCCCCATCCCACACAATGGATGCAGACCTCGCAAGAGTAGAAGAGTCTGA
- the rpsD gene encoding 30S ribosomal protein S4 — MARYTGPKCRYCRAERTKLFLKGDRCHSGKCPLNDIKSTGLPGKDPRARSKKPTDYGLQLREKQKLKRTYCMLEKQFKLTFNEATRLPGKTGENLIMLLEQRLDNVVFRLHFASSRSQAAQLVNHGHVFVNGKRVSIPSYRLRPGDEVSVGKSGQKMLIIKENLKEYTKSGVCQWLNLDVDAMKGTFIAVPRRSEVTELEKINEQLVVELYSR; from the coding sequence ATGGCTAGATATACTGGACCTAAGTGCAGATATTGTAGAGCAGAGAGGACCAAATTGTTCCTCAAGGGTGATCGTTGCCACAGTGGCAAATGCCCGCTTAATGACATCAAGTCCACTGGGCTTCCTGGTAAGGATCCCCGCGCGCGCTCCAAGAAGCCGACCGACTACGGTCTGCAGTTGCGCGAGAAGCAGAAACTGAAAAGAACCTATTGCATGCTTGAAAAGCAGTTCAAGCTTACCTTCAATGAGGCAACAAGACTTCCTGGTAAGACCGGTGAAAACTTGATTATGCTTCTTGAGCAGAGGCTTGATAATGTGGTGTTTAGACTCCACTTTGCTTCCAGCCGCAGTCAGGCTGCACAGCTGGTTAATCACGGACATGTTTTCGTGAATGGCAAGCGTGTTTCCATTCCTTCTTACCGCCTTCGCCCAGGTGATGAGGTTTCCGTAGGCAAGAGTGGTCAGAAGATGTTGATTATTAAAGAAAACCTCAAGGAATACACCAAGAGTGGCGTATGCCAGTGGCTGAACCTCGATGTAGATGCCATGAAAGGCACTTTCATCGCAGTTCCGAGAAGAAGTGAAGTCACCGAGCTCGAAAAGATAAACGAGCAGCTGGTTGTCGAGTTGTATTCCAGATAA